The proteins below come from a single Hemitrygon akajei chromosome 2, sHemAka1.3, whole genome shotgun sequence genomic window:
- the LOC140738393 gene encoding RLA class II histocompatibility antigen, DP alpha-1 chain-like, whose translation MRRYPAVWALLLLLITHSETRNSEAKTGMLAVTFFIRDEPSLPEGGAELKMLDRSIVHYDTTLPSAQFHLSSLDSFRLPMDRLLAGSVFAWVKYLVNGVVELTNNSLPPNEIGQLCLYSEKPVVFEKVNTLTCFISSIFPPALFVTLQKNKKPANGEVNSSHLSYGKDRRFQVLHYTYIQSADGDMYPCRVLRNISKEEKVIYWEPEEQSSAEELDTSQLAVSICGLIIGILCTAVGLYLCFSLLLSGWGSLIIRINTPSQ comes from the coding sequence ATGCGTCGGTATCCCGCAGTCTGGGCACTCCTCCTGCTCCTCATCACTCATTCAGAGACTCGCAACTCGGAGGCCAAGACAGGTATGTTGGCAGTCACCTTCTTCATTAGAGATGAGCCCAGCCTACCAGAGGGCGGAGCTGAGTTGAAGATGCTGGATAGAAGTATTGTTCACTATGACACCACATTACCGAGTGCTCAGTTTCACTTGTCTAGCTTAGACTCATTCCGTTTACCTATGGATAGGCTATTAGCAGGAAGTGTGTTTGCATGGGTAAAGTACTTGgtgaatggggtggtggagttaACCAACAACTCGCTTCCCCCAAACGAAATTGGTCAGCTCTGTCTGTACTCAGAGAAACCAGTTGTCTTCGAGAAGGTAAACACTTTGACCTGTTTCATCAGCAGCATTTTCCCACCGGCCCTATTTGTAACGTTACAGAAGAACAAGAAGCCTGCCAATGGTGAAGTTAACTCCTCACACCTCTCATATGGCAAAGATAGGCGATTTCAAGTGCTCCACTACACATACATCCAGTCAGCAGATGGTGACATGTACCCTTGTAGAGTGCTCCGCAACATCAGCAAAGAGGAAAAAGTAATTTACTGGGAACCAGAAGAGCAAAGTAGTGCTGAAGAACTGGATACAAGCCAGCTTGCTGTTTCTATCTGCGGGCTGATTATAGGAATACTTTGCACAGCAGTTGGACTCTACTTATGTTTCTCGTTGCTACTGTCTGGCTGGGGTTCTTTGATAATCCGAATCAATACCCCTTCTCAATGA